From a region of the Acinetobacter larvae genome:
- a CDS encoding MFS transporter, which yields MTEHSAVPDTTALTPHDRRTLALSSLGGALEFYDFVIYVFYAQIIAEQFFPSSLSPFWALLNAYGIFAAGYFFRPLGGVVMAHFGDLFGRKKLFSLSILLMALPTLIIGLLPNFSQIGYFAPLLLLLMRIIQGIAIGGEIPAAWTFVSEHVPARRVGLANGLLTAGLSLGILLGALMSLLISKQFSEIQIQDWAWRIAFIVGGIFGLIAMYLRRYLKETPIFQAMQAKQSLAKSLPIAQVLQQHKTAVAIGMLLTWFLTACVVVIILAMPNLFMKFGIHRAEAFTMQSLAILMQMLGCILAGLAADRFGASKTLILGALCVIASSILFYLNLNHSEQSTLFILYMLLGLCSGSVGTVAYVLVKMFPAEIRFTGISFSYNLAYAIAGGLTLPIIQWLSLYSPIGAMYYIVPVCIIAILGMYGYQRRFENHPSHHRN from the coding sequence ATGACCGAACATTCTGCTGTACCAGACACCACAGCCTTAACGCCCCATGATCGTCGAACTTTGGCGCTTTCCTCCTTAGGCGGTGCGCTGGAATTTTATGATTTTGTGATTTACGTTTTTTATGCGCAGATCATTGCTGAACAATTTTTCCCCAGCAGCCTAAGCCCTTTTTGGGCCTTACTCAATGCCTACGGAATCTTTGCAGCCGGTTATTTTTTTAGACCCTTGGGTGGTGTCGTCATGGCACATTTTGGTGATTTATTCGGTCGCAAAAAATTATTTAGCCTATCTATTTTATTGATGGCATTGCCCACATTAATCATCGGGCTATTACCTAATTTTTCACAAATCGGTTATTTTGCCCCGTTACTCTTATTACTCATGCGTATTATTCAGGGAATTGCAATTGGTGGGGAAATTCCTGCGGCATGGACCTTTGTATCAGAACATGTACCAGCGCGTCGGGTTGGTCTCGCCAATGGTTTACTGACAGCAGGATTATCCTTGGGCATATTGCTTGGCGCATTAATGTCTTTATTAATTTCCAAACAGTTTAGTGAAATACAAATTCAAGATTGGGCATGGCGCATCGCATTTATTGTGGGTGGTATATTTGGTTTAATTGCCATGTATTTACGCCGTTATTTAAAAGAAACACCTATTTTCCAAGCAATGCAAGCCAAGCAAAGTCTGGCCAAAAGCCTCCCTATTGCACAAGTACTACAACAGCATAAAACGGCGGTTGCCATTGGCATGCTCTTAACATGGTTTTTAACAGCCTGTGTCGTTGTGATTATCTTGGCAATGCCCAATTTATTCATGAAGTTTGGCATCCATCGAGCTGAAGCTTTTACGATGCAAAGTCTGGCAATATTGATGCAGATGCTGGGTTGTATTTTGGCGGGGCTTGCGGCGGATCGTTTTGGTGCTAGCAAAACCTTAATACTGGGCGCACTTTGTGTTATTGCCAGTAGTATTCTATTTTATTTAAACCTCAATCATAGTGAACAGAGCACCTTATTTATACTCTATATGCTTTTGGGCTTATGCTCTGGTAGTGTCGGCACAGTAGCTTATGTTCTGGTTAAAATGTTTCCAGCAGAAATTCGGTTTACCGGAATTTCTTTTTCATATAATTTGGCTTATGCCATTGCTGGCGGTTTAACGCTCCCCATCATTCAATGGCTCAGCCTCTATAGTCCAATTGGTGCGATGTACTATATTGTTCCTGTTTGCATAATAGCCATCCTCGGCATGTATGGCTATCAACGCCGTTTTGAAAATCACCCTTCTCATCATCGTAACTGA
- a CDS encoding TetR/AcrR family transcriptional regulator, producing MSKVVTGLRPGGRSARIQEAVHQAVLALQHEVDAAQLNVPAIAKKAGVTPSTIYRRWGSLSALLADVALAKLQPDALPQDYGSFKADLYAWVEQYFEEYTSCIGLSLLTDIASDPDHREECYSLVNQQLNVIRDRAIQRKESYIENSIIIEMIVSPIIYMILFSKHDLDIAYVHKLLERLCKYQGLLTTTER from the coding sequence ATGTCAAAAGTGGTCACAGGATTACGCCCCGGTGGACGAAGCGCACGAATACAAGAGGCAGTTCACCAAGCTGTTTTAGCGTTACAGCATGAGGTCGATGCAGCACAATTGAATGTGCCAGCTATTGCCAAAAAAGCAGGAGTCACACCATCTACGATTTATAGACGTTGGGGGAGTCTCTCGGCACTTTTAGCAGATGTTGCTTTAGCTAAGCTGCAACCCGATGCTTTGCCTCAAGATTATGGTTCTTTTAAAGCTGATTTATATGCTTGGGTCGAGCAGTATTTTGAAGAATATACATCGTGTATCGGCTTGAGTTTATTGACCGATATTGCATCTGATCCTGATCATAGAGAGGAGTGTTATAGCCTGGTCAATCAGCAATTAAATGTCATTCGAGATCGGGCAATACAAAGAAAGGAAAGTTATATTGAAAATAGCATTATTATTGAGATGATCGTATCTCCAATTATTTATATGATTTTATTTTCAAAACATGATCTAGATATTGCATATGTGCATAAACTTTTAGAGAGGCTATGTAAATATCAAGGATTATTGACCACTACAGAACGATAA
- a CDS encoding (2,3-dihydroxybenzoyl)adenylate synthase, whose protein sequence is MSDHALMDSKLWDGIVQYPAEFVEQYIAKGYWLGLSMSHFLNDCVRKYADHCAIICGAESLRYSELKQKVDQFAVYLAKKGYQAGDNLVIQLPNITEFFIAYFASIHLGMRPIMSLPAHRHAELSHFIQQTEAKLYICADHYLGFDYRTQARTCQQRCPSLKQVIVVGDDAEEFDAWPDTSSFSNQYVAEPAISARHVAFFQLSGGSTGTPKLIPRTHDDYLYSVRASAEICQLDAKSKMLMVLPVAHNFSLSSAGSLGLFYAGGTLVLAKDPSPNTCFNLIEKYQISHVALVPALAAKWLATVQQGAHNIFADLKLLQVGGARLADALARQLIEEYGCRLQQVFGMAEGLVNYTRYNDSIETIIATQGSRISPGDEIKIVDDADQELAIGQVGHLLTRGPYTIRGYFKADAHNSKAFTKDGFYRTGDLVRMTADGNIIVEGRSKDQINRGGEKIATEEVEQVLNQHPQVIQSALVSMPDEMLGEKSCAFIQWRKSNEDPSLTRLSMQLRQYVKNAGLATFKIPDYIELVDDMPYTALGKIDKKTLRQRLVTKH, encoded by the coding sequence ATGTCAGATCATGCGTTAATGGATTCAAAACTGTGGGATGGTATTGTGCAATACCCAGCCGAATTCGTAGAGCAATACATTGCCAAGGGCTATTGGCTTGGACTGAGTATGAGTCATTTTTTAAATGATTGTGTACGCAAATATGCAGATCATTGCGCCATTATTTGTGGTGCTGAAAGTCTTCGTTACAGCGAATTAAAACAGAAAGTTGATCAGTTTGCTGTTTATTTAGCAAAAAAAGGGTATCAGGCTGGTGATAATCTTGTGATTCAACTGCCAAATATCACTGAATTTTTCATTGCATATTTCGCTTCTATTCATTTGGGTATGCGCCCGATTATGAGTTTACCTGCACATCGCCACGCTGAGCTGAGTCATTTTATTCAACAAACTGAGGCGAAACTTTATATCTGTGCGGATCATTATCTCGGTTTTGATTATCGGACACAGGCCAGAACCTGTCAGCAACGTTGCCCAAGTCTAAAACAAGTGATTGTAGTGGGTGACGATGCCGAAGAGTTTGATGCCTGGCCAGACACATCTTCATTTTCAAATCAGTATGTTGCCGAGCCAGCCATTAGCGCACGGCATGTTGCTTTTTTTCAACTCTCTGGTGGCAGTACTGGAACGCCGAAATTGATTCCCAGAACGCACGATGACTATTTATATAGTGTGCGTGCAAGTGCTGAAATCTGCCAGTTGGACGCAAAGAGCAAAATGTTGATGGTTTTACCCGTCGCCCATAATTTTAGTTTAAGTTCCGCAGGTTCATTGGGGCTATTTTATGCTGGAGGAACTTTAGTTCTCGCCAAAGATCCCTCACCCAATACCTGTTTTAACTTAATTGAAAAGTACCAAATTAGTCATGTTGCCTTGGTTCCAGCATTGGCCGCAAAGTGGCTTGCGACCGTGCAACAGGGGGCTCACAATATTTTTGCCGATTTGAAGCTTTTACAAGTCGGCGGTGCACGGTTGGCCGATGCTTTGGCACGGCAATTGATTGAAGAATATGGCTGTCGTTTACAACAAGTCTTTGGTATGGCTGAGGGGTTGGTGAATTACACCCGATATAACGATTCGATTGAAACCATCATTGCCACTCAAGGCAGCAGAATCAGCCCTGGTGACGAAATTAAGATAGTGGATGATGCAGATCAGGAGCTGGCAATTGGGCAAGTTGGACATTTATTAACACGTGGTCCATATACTATTCGGGGCTATTTTAAAGCTGATGCGCATAACAGCAAAGCATTTACCAAGGATGGGTTCTATCGAACGGGTGATCTGGTACGCATGACCGCAGATGGAAATATCATTGTCGAAGGTCGCAGTAAAGATCAGATCAATCGTGGCGGAGAAAAAATAGCCACCGAGGAGGTAGAACAAGTCCTGAACCAACATCCTCAGGTGATTCAATCTGCATTAGTGTCAATGCCAGATGAGATGCTCGGTGAAAAAAGCTGTGCTTTTATTCAATGGCGCAAAAGTAATGAAGACCCAAGTCTGACCCGACTGAGCATGCAGCTTCGTCAATATGTCAAAAATGCCGGTTTAGCGACTTTTAAAATACCTGATTATATTGAGCTTGTTGATGATATGCCTTATACGGCTTTGGGTAAGATCGATAAGAAAACATTAAGACAACGTCTAGTGACCAAACATTAA
- a CDS encoding isochorismatase family protein has product MTIPRIASYPMPQADSFPVNTVNWQLDSARAVLLIHDMQQYFLDFYDQSQAPIPTLLQNCRKLIDFCHAVGIPVYYTAQPGDQSPEHRQLLTDFWGAGLAADEKLVRIIPALAPSNQDVLLGKWRYSAFKKSDFEQQIKSNHRDQLLICGVYAHIGCLLTAAEAFMLDIQAFLVGDALADFSLDEHHMALNYAAKRCAKVVDTIAVIENSHARESI; this is encoded by the coding sequence ATGACCATTCCTCGTATAGCCAGCTATCCGATGCCACAAGCCGATAGCTTTCCAGTGAATACCGTAAACTGGCAGCTTGATAGCGCTAGAGCAGTATTACTCATTCATGATATGCAACAATATTTCCTAGATTTTTATGATCAAAGCCAAGCACCGATTCCTACGTTATTGCAAAATTGTCGAAAGTTAATAGATTTTTGTCATGCTGTAGGCATTCCGGTGTATTACACTGCGCAACCTGGTGATCAAAGCCCAGAACATCGCCAACTATTGACTGATTTTTGGGGGGCGGGCTTAGCGGCTGATGAAAAATTAGTTCGCATTATTCCGGCACTGGCACCAAGCAATCAAGATGTTTTATTGGGCAAATGGCGATATAGCGCCTTTAAAAAAAGTGACTTTGAACAACAGATAAAAAGCAATCATCGTGATCAGTTATTGATTTGTGGTGTATATGCTCATATAGGCTGCTTACTGACAGCTGCTGAAGCTTTTATGTTAGATATCCAAGCATTTTTAGTCGGTGATGCACTTGCAGATTTTAGTTTGGATGAACACCACATGGCATTGAATTATGCTGCGAAGCGTTGTGCCAAAGTGGTCGATACTATTGCTGTGATTGAAAATAGCCATGCCAGAGAGTCAATATGA
- a CDS encoding siderophore-interacting protein, with protein MAKSSNTLPRHIQVQSSIQLSPNMQRIYFSSDDFSSFPPHTGGAHIKLFFPEQQHLIPALPYKNELGKVTWPDGKKPITRTYTVRNFDQSEQLLVVDFVRHEAFGIAAHWASCAQKGDILGLAGPGGPARFNPAADYFIFIGDLSALPMIAASLEQLNQGAQGEVWIEIEHADDQQNLQHPQGIKIHWLQNAQDIEAQIAAALAQLDWEKLSISVSLAGENNRVVNLRNILRTQYQINKSNLYAVPYWKQGHTEESYHDERHSIMDNEG; from the coding sequence ATGGCTAAATCGAGTAATACTTTACCACGGCATATCCAGGTGCAATCCTCCATACAGCTTTCCCCCAATATGCAACGCATTTATTTTTCAAGTGATGATTTCTCAAGTTTTCCACCGCATACTGGTGGCGCACATATCAAATTATTTTTCCCCGAACAACAACACCTCATACCAGCGCTACCCTATAAAAATGAGCTGGGCAAAGTCACTTGGCCTGATGGTAAAAAACCGATTACACGGACCTATACTGTTCGAAACTTTGACCAGTCTGAACAATTGCTGGTGGTTGATTTTGTCCGCCATGAAGCATTTGGTATTGCAGCACATTGGGCAAGCTGTGCTCAAAAGGGTGACATCCTTGGTTTAGCTGGACCGGGTGGTCCTGCGCGATTTAATCCTGCAGCCGATTACTTTATTTTTATTGGTGATTTATCTGCACTGCCAATGATTGCAGCCTCATTAGAACAGCTTAATCAGGGTGCTCAAGGTGAAGTCTGGATCGAAATCGAGCATGCGGATGATCAGCAAAATTTACAGCATCCGCAGGGGATCAAAATTCATTGGCTGCAAAATGCACAAGATATTGAAGCGCAAATTGCAGCGGCTTTAGCACAACTGGATTGGGAAAAGCTCAGTATTTCTGTCTCCTTAGCAGGTGAAAACAATCGTGTCGTCAATTTAAGAAACATACTCAGAACACAATATCAGATCAACAAAAGCAATTTGTACGCAGTTCCTTATTGGAAACAAGGTCATACAGAGGAAAGCTATCATGATGAACGGCATAGCATCATGGACAATGAAGGCTAA
- a CDS encoding condensation domain-containing protein: MQAINSMQEISTLQPLTRAQQSMYLGHHYHGSLPFHTAEWLVIDGPLLREIFHQAVFLTFKEAKALHWRVVEQDGQFYRKDDVAVQAAGFIDLSHYNEQELNNWLEQQVVPAFDPMIGHLYDYTFVHLAKQRYGLFFRAHHMALDGYAYGLLISRFIDYYQSLKNNTALQNKAFEHYDKYIPEEQNYIQSAQAEVDLNFWKQNYSGALAPKKRLKRRLNDPFTQGYRFEAVIPLPQQQQLNALAAELKLPSALIVMAVFMGYMALQQNDQQLCFGIPVLARLGTSAMRTPCLTMNILPLRLAAQGTENLTEIVQLLAARFAEMRPHQKSYFEQIRFVLDDFEPFNNILFGPVVNWIPFPLPEFFEGCHLKKTTISAGPIEDFDMAITNKMLNGQERLYLAMDGHPELYCVESLAEYWHDFMRMLSLWLTEPSTMLQEFELNKALPD, translated from the coding sequence ATGCAAGCAATCAATAGTATGCAAGAAATAAGCACATTACAGCCACTCACTAGAGCACAACAAAGTATGTATTTAGGTCATCATTACCACGGTAGTTTGCCTTTTCATACTGCAGAATGGTTGGTCATTGATGGACCATTGCTGCGAGAGATCTTCCATCAAGCGGTATTTTTAACATTCAAGGAAGCCAAGGCATTACATTGGCGAGTGGTTGAACAAGATGGTCAGTTTTATCGTAAAGATGATGTCGCTGTTCAGGCGGCAGGTTTTATTGATTTATCGCATTACAACGAACAAGAACTAAATAATTGGCTTGAACAACAGGTTGTACCCGCTTTTGATCCAATGATAGGGCATTTATATGACTATACTTTTGTGCATTTAGCTAAACAGCGCTACGGACTATTTTTTAGAGCCCATCATATGGCTTTAGATGGTTATGCTTATGGACTGCTAATTAGTCGTTTTATTGATTATTATCAATCTCTTAAAAATAATACTGCATTGCAGAATAAAGCTTTCGAGCATTATGATAAATATATTCCAGAAGAACAAAATTATATTCAATCGGCACAAGCAGAAGTTGATTTAAATTTTTGGAAACAAAATTATTCAGGTGCATTGGCGCCAAAGAAAAGACTGAAACGGCGTTTGAATGATCCATTTACTCAAGGTTATCGCTTTGAAGCGGTTATTCCATTGCCGCAACAGCAACAGTTAAATGCCTTGGCTGCTGAATTAAAATTACCCAGTGCATTGATTGTGATGGCTGTTTTTATGGGCTATATGGCATTACAGCAAAATGATCAACAGCTATGTTTTGGCATACCGGTGTTGGCGCGTTTAGGTACTTCGGCAATGCGTACCCCTTGTTTGACCATGAATATTTTGCCACTCAGGCTTGCTGCGCAAGGAACGGAAAACTTAACTGAAATTGTGCAGCTCTTGGCCGCTCGTTTTGCCGAAATGAGACCGCATCAAAAAAGTTATTTTGAACAGATACGTTTTGTATTGGATGACTTTGAACCTTTTAACAATATTTTATTTGGACCCGTGGTGAACTGGATTCCATTTCCGCTACCAGAGTTTTTTGAAGGATGCCACCTAAAGAAAACCACCATTTCTGCAGGACCGATTGAAGATTTTGATATGGCAATTACCAACAAAATGCTCAATGGTCAGGAGCGTTTATATTTAGCAATGGATGGGCATCCTGAGCTCTATTGTGTGGAAAGTTTGGCAGAATATTGGCATGATTTTATGCGCATGCTGAGCTTATGGTTAACTGAGCCCAGCACAATGCTGCAGGAATTTGAATTGAATAAAGCGCTGCCAGACTAA
- a CDS encoding isochorismate synthase codes for MLATEIDAFKNVIGIKREELFVENLAGFVFASPTGMISSKKIIQNIDFCRNQDLNFLQQQQTWLDQAKQQLQDQIKACSNTELIIVGSLAFDTRDLPELSIAEAKNTYLADAAKGEHNNAFHLGSVEAKLLPQHAEYVGGVQKLVDLMQNTALKKAVLARVVDLTVTEKINILQLFYRLYQANPEGYTFAYAQNPTHHGWFMGASPELLVAKQNANVFSQPVAGTLIRSEDATEDKLQAERLLASSKDQSEHRLVIESIADLLTPFCKELHIPKKPSLIKTQTLWHLATSIQGKLKDPELHVFDLVSVLHPTPAVCGAPAQLARALISELEPFQRNLFAGTMGWSDAYGNGAWSVNVRCGRIHDQFARLYAGAGIVEASKPELELDETAAKFKTMLNALGLNTEQLIFTE; via the coding sequence ATGTTAGCAACAGAAATAGATGCATTCAAAAATGTCATCGGGATTAAAAGAGAAGAATTATTTGTCGAAAATCTAGCGGGCTTTGTATTTGCTTCACCAACGGGGATGATATCGAGTAAAAAAATTATCCAGAATATAGATTTTTGTAGAAATCAGGATTTAAATTTTTTACAGCAACAACAAACATGGTTAGATCAAGCGAAGCAGCAGCTACAAGATCAGATCAAAGCATGCTCAAATACAGAGTTGATTATTGTGGGGAGCTTAGCATTTGATACCCGTGATTTACCGGAGTTGTCTATTGCTGAAGCTAAAAATACTTATTTAGCCGATGCTGCCAAAGGCGAGCATAACAACGCTTTTCATCTCGGCAGTGTTGAAGCAAAACTACTGCCACAACATGCAGAATATGTTGGTGGCGTACAAAAATTAGTAGATCTCATGCAAAATACAGCATTAAAAAAAGCTGTATTAGCACGGGTGGTAGATTTAACAGTCACAGAGAAAATTAATATCCTGCAATTGTTTTATCGCCTATACCAAGCCAATCCTGAGGGATATACCTTTGCATATGCGCAAAACCCCACACATCATGGCTGGTTTATGGGGGCGAGTCCTGAACTGTTGGTGGCTAAACAAAATGCAAATGTTTTTAGCCAGCCCGTTGCAGGAACACTCATCCGAAGCGAAGATGCAACGGAAGATAAATTACAAGCCGAACGACTTTTAGCATCGAGCAAAGATCAAAGTGAACACCGTTTAGTGATTGAAAGTATTGCTGATTTGCTTACACCATTCTGTAAAGAACTGCATATTCCCAAAAAACCCTCCTTGATCAAAACGCAAACGCTATGGCATTTGGCGACATCAATCCAAGGCAAATTAAAAGATCCAGAACTGCATGTTTTTGATTTGGTTTCTGTTTTACACCCAACACCCGCCGTCTGTGGCGCGCCTGCGCAACTGGCAAGAGCCTTAATATCAGAGCTCGAACCTTTCCAGCGCAATCTATTTGCGGGCACCATGGGTTGGAGTGATGCATATGGCAATGGTGCTTGGTCGGTTAACGTTCGTTGTGGGCGTATACATGATCAGTTTGCACGGCTTTATGCCGGGGCAGGCATTGTTGAAGCATCCAAACCAGAACTGGAACTAGATGAAACAGCAGCAAAATTTAAAACCATGCTGAATGCCTTAGGTCTAAATACTGAACAATTGATTTTTACTGAATAA
- a CDS encoding phosphopantetheine-binding protein: MKTKPLDIAQIRQTVATQLNIDVEEIQNDDDLFMLGLDSVSLMTLVSVWRELGINIEFQDLAEAATIQDWSQRLNR; this comes from the coding sequence ATGAAAACTAAACCATTGGATATCGCGCAAATACGTCAAACAGTTGCAACGCAACTGAATATCGATGTCGAAGAAATTCAAAATGATGATGATTTGTTTATGTTGGGTTTGGACTCCGTGAGTTTAATGACCTTGGTTAGTGTATGGCGTGAGCTTGGGATCAATATTGAATTTCAAGATTTGGCTGAAGCAGCAACCATACAAGATTGGTCACAAAGATTAAATCGATAA
- a CDS encoding MFS transporter, producing MSISPINIALWMLSGFFLSLMPSLLKQTFDIHSAWLNGISFSIMTLSGALGILLLRKYTSIFILKLGTISLIVGNISLLFAIHWTNIVVLFLAALIAGFGFGTSFMGAIRFVAPLALPDERAALMSAFYIESYLAFSIPAILIGLIIQKIGLEMSSNLYIMSIIFLGFVELFFISKQPK from the coding sequence ATGAGTATAAGTCCGATTAATATCGCATTATGGATGCTAAGCGGATTCTTTTTATCGCTCATGCCCTCATTATTAAAACAAACATTTGATATTCATTCCGCTTGGCTGAATGGGATTTCCTTTAGCATCATGACATTATCTGGTGCTCTTGGAATACTCCTGCTCCGTAAATATACATCTATTTTCATTTTAAAATTAGGAACAATCAGCTTAATTGTGGGTAATATTAGCCTTCTTTTTGCTATACACTGGACCAATATTGTTGTTTTATTTTTAGCTGCCTTGATTGCTGGCTTTGGCTTTGGAACGAGTTTTATGGGCGCTATCCGATTTGTTGCACCTTTGGCTTTACCAGATGAACGTGCGGCATTAATGTCGGCATTTTATATAGAAAGTTACCTCGCATTTAGTATTCCAGCCATTCTAATCGGATTGATCATCCAAAAAATTGGATTAGAAATGAGTTCAAATTTATATATTATGTCGATTATTTTTTTAGGATTTGTTGAACTATTCTTTATATCTAAACAACCCAAGTGA
- a CDS encoding SDR family oxidoreductase, protein MSHLFIITGAAQGIGAAIAEKLLAQGHMVIGIDLHPETDEWEIMQKLDASKRSNFEAISGDIQHTSALIEKLKHAKFAHYPIYGLVNAAGILQMGSLLDSTREQWLHNLDTNFLGPAQLSQWVAQQMLAHKAGTIVSIGSNAALVPRLGMGLYATTKAVVSHYFKNLALELAPHGIRCNLVLPGSTLTQMQRQLWSDAQPPASIIQGNLEQYRTGIPLQRIAEPEDIADAVLFLLSDQAKHITMHELVVDGGATLGV, encoded by the coding sequence ATGTCACACTTATTTATTATTACGGGTGCAGCACAAGGCATTGGTGCAGCCATCGCAGAAAAACTACTTGCACAAGGTCACATGGTGATCGGAATCGATCTTCATCCCGAGACAGATGAATGGGAAATTATGCAAAAACTAGACGCCTCGAAACGCAGCAATTTTGAAGCGATCAGTGGCGACATTCAGCACACCTCAGCGTTAATCGAAAAACTCAAACACGCAAAGTTCGCACACTATCCAATCTATGGGCTGGTCAATGCAGCGGGCATTTTGCAAATGGGCAGCTTACTCGACAGCACCCGTGAACAATGGTTGCATAATCTAGACACCAACTTTCTTGGACCCGCTCAGCTCAGCCAATGGGTTGCACAACAAATGCTAGCGCATAAAGCCGGGACAATTGTCAGTATCGGCTCCAATGCAGCATTGGTTCCAAGATTAGGCATGGGACTATATGCAACAACAAAAGCTGTTGTTAGCCATTATTTTAAAAATCTTGCGCTGGAATTGGCTCCACATGGCATCCGCTGCAATTTAGTATTACCGGGCTCTACCCTCACCCAGATGCAACGTCAACTTTGGTCCGACGCACAACCACCTGCCAGTATTATTCAAGGTAATCTTGAGCAATATCGTACTGGTATTCCGTTGCAAAGAATTGCAGAGCCAGAAGACATTGCCGATGCCGTGTTATTTTTACTGTCTGACCAAGCCAAGCACATCACAATGCATGAACTTGTCGTCGATGGCGGCGCAACCTTAGGCGTGTAG
- a CDS encoding type III PLP-dependent enzyme, with amino-acid sequence MNLEHYYSSQQWEKIQNFSASKTSPFLVVDLDRIQFKYDELTRCFPTAKIFYAVKANPGVEVIQRLKDIGSNFDVASVYELDRVIASGIAPARISFGNTIKKAVDVKYAYAQGVRLFVTDAHADLEQIAAFAPGSRVFVRVLVDSGDTAEWPLSRKFGCDTDMAVQLMVKAQQLGLKPYGVSFHVGSQQKDVTVWRTAIDTVKTVFERLENQYQIKLELMNMGGGFPAHYLSDIDSIQAYADQIKMYIQQNFKREITLFLEPGRSLVGDAGVIVSEIVLIANKSEKDAKRWVYTDVGVFNGLIETLGETTKYPIYTPKMQSQAEQSKVILAGPTCDSTDIMYEQSPYQLPSNLAIGDRLYWLSTGAYTTSYASVEFNGYPPLRTFYLD; translated from the coding sequence ATGAACTTAGAACATTACTACTCATCACAACAATGGGAAAAAATTCAGAATTTTTCTGCATCAAAAACCAGCCCTTTTTTAGTGGTCGATTTGGATCGTATCCAGTTTAAATATGATGAGTTAACACGATGTTTTCCAACTGCAAAAATTTTTTATGCAGTAAAAGCCAATCCGGGTGTTGAAGTTATTCAAAGACTAAAAGACATTGGTTCCAATTTTGATGTTGCGTCGGTTTATGAATTAGACCGTGTGATTGCAAGTGGTATTGCACCAGCACGTATTTCCTTTGGGAACACCATTAAAAAAGCAGTTGATGTGAAATATGCATATGCGCAGGGGGTACGTCTCTTTGTGACAGATGCACATGCGGATCTTGAACAAATTGCAGCCTTTGCTCCAGGTTCAAGGGTATTTGTGCGTGTATTAGTCGATTCTGGTGACACCGCAGAATGGCCATTATCCAGAAAATTTGGTTGCGATACCGACATGGCGGTGCAATTGATGGTGAAGGCGCAGCAATTAGGTTTAAAGCCTTATGGCGTTTCCTTCCATGTTGGCAGTCAGCAAAAAGATGTGACGGTGTGGCGTACCGCAATTGATACGGTTAAAACGGTTTTTGAACGTTTAGAAAATCAATATCAGATTAAACTTGAATTAATGAATATGGGGGGAGGTTTTCCTGCGCATTATTTATCAGACATTGACAGTATTCAAGCCTATGCGGATCAAATAAAAATGTACATCCAGCAAAATTTTAAGCGTGAAATTACGCTATTTTTAGAACCTGGTCGGTCATTGGTTGGTGATGCCGGTGTGATTGTTTCAGAGATTGTATTAATTGCCAATAAGTCAGAAAAAGATGCTAAGCGCTGGGTTTATACAGATGTTGGCGTATTTAATGGTCTGATTGAAACTTTAGGAGAAACAACTAAATACCCAATTTATACCCCGAAAATGCAATCACAGGCTGAACAGTCTAAAGTTATTTTGGCGGGTCCAACCTGTGATTCGACAGATATTATGTATGAGCAATCGCCCTATCAATTACCGAGTAACTTGGCAATAGGTGATCGTTTATATTGGTTAAGCACGGGGGCGTATACAACGTCTTATGCATCGGTTGAATTTAATGGTTACCCGCCACTCAGAACGTTTTATTTAGATTGA